From Erigeron canadensis isolate Cc75 chromosome 8, C_canadensis_v1, whole genome shotgun sequence, one genomic window encodes:
- the LOC122611191 gene encoding probable pectate lyase 18: protein MAPPFLTFIILSLFSLTLTFASKVQPPEHTVQQVQRSLNDSRRNLGFLSCGTGNPIDDCWRCDPHWEKNRQRLADCAIGFGKGAVGGRDGKIYVVTDSGDDDAVNPKPGTLRYGVIQDEPLWIIFQRDMVIKLKQELIMNSFKTIDGRGASVHIAGGSCITIQYVTNIIIHGINIHDCKQSGNAMVRSSPRHFGFRTISDGDGVSIFGGSHVWVDHCSLSNCADGLIDAIMGSTAITISNNYMTHHDKVMLLGHSDSYENDKNMQVTIAFNHFGEGLVQRMPRCRHGYFHVVNNDYTHWEMYAIGGSANPTINSQGNRFLAPDRRFSKEVTKHEDAPESSWKNWNWRTEGDLMLNGAFFTPSGAGASSSYARASSLGARPSSVVATLTTNAGALVCRKGSRC from the exons ATGGCACCACCATTTCTCACTTTTATCATCCTATCTCTCTTCTCTCTCACCCTCACTTTTGCCTCCAAAGTACAACCTCCAGAGCACACCGTACAACAAGTACAAAG gAGTTTGAATGATTCCAGAAGGAATCTGGGTTTCTTGTCATGTGGGACAGGAAACCCAATTGACGACTGCTGGCGGTGTGACCCACACTGGGAGAAAAACCGCCAGCGTCTGGCAGACTGTGCCATTGGGTTTGGAAAAGGAGCTGTTGGTGGTCGGGATGGGAAAATATATGTGGTGACTGACTCTGGTGATGACGATGCCGTAAACCCGAAACCTGGGACCTTACGGTATGGCGTCATCCAAGACGAGCCGCTCTGGATTATATTCCAGCGCGACATGGTGATTAAACTTAAACAAGAATTAATCATGAATAGTTTTAAAACAATAGATGGACGTGGGGCTAGTGTACATATAGCTGGTGGGTCCTGCATTACCATTCAATATGTTACAAATATTATAATTCACGGAATTAATATTCATGATTGTAAGCAAAGTGGTAATGCAATGGTGAGAAGCTCTCCAAGACATTTTGGATTTAGGACTATATCGGATGGTGATGGTGTGTCGATTTTCGGAGGAAGTCATGTGTGGGTCGATCATTGTTCGCTATCAAATTGCGCTGACGGCCTGATCGATGCGATCATGGGCTCGACCGCAATTACGATATCTAACAATTACATGACTCACCATGATAAAGTTATGCTTTTGGGCCATAGTGATTCTTATGAGAATGACAAAAACATGCAAGTTACAATTGCCTTTAACCACTTTGGTGAAGGGTTGGTCCAAAGAATGCCCAG ATGTAGACATGGGTATTTTCATGTGGTGAACAACGACTACACTCATTGGGAGATGTATGCAATTGGTGGGAGCGCAAACCCGACTATAAATAGTCAAGGGAATAGATTCCTCGCACCCGATAGAAGATTTAGCAAAGAG GTGACAAAACACGAGGATGCACCCGAGAGCAGCTGGAAAAACTGGAATTGGAGAACGGAAGGTGACTTGATGTTGAATGGTGCATTTTTCACACCGTCAGGCGCTGGGGCTTCGTCTAGTTATGCAAGAGCTTCTAGCCTTGGGGCTAGGCCCTCGTCGGTTGTAGCCACCCTCACAACCAACGCCGGAGCCCTTGTTTGCAGAAAAGGCTCGCGTTGTTGA